A genomic region of Rhodospirillales bacterium contains the following coding sequences:
- a CDS encoding L-histidine N(alpha)-methyltransferase produces MQFQQPKNILPTGENGVANAPVAILRPIMNVERKAHMKASFYKAFMEAVKGEGQGCLLQYLYYDTKQESWGSNAPPEGSPWDNLVISDNFSTWKQQSAALTHALRGGLADKLPAQICYHAYAPGEQHAIEKNDFLLIDSLQRSGKEITGVLAFDILERYAYQAANQIFQRFNLHSLGYQADILLNGSETILKAKQQLREAREETIDTAAPVIAVFGGLLQNVQQMAGQNGDEETIKQYKKIRELHGENAHLIMTVDTHEDPSVILSNYSYSQDLEAFVLNFLPRAVEAGIIQNKNYNVFANWKMADPHEKSNGGTPRPAAWHQNEKALYLHAECKSDHVIETPEGNIAVQAGKSFISATRTRKGPASDHVEMLNKAGFANVTVYEQPNQAHKVIHAAVRPA; encoded by the coding sequence ATGCAATTTCAGCAACCCAAAAATATTCTACCGACAGGAGAAAACGGTGTAGCCAACGCACCGGTTGCGATTCTACGCCCCATCATGAACGTCGAACGAAAAGCTCACATGAAAGCATCTTTTTACAAAGCGTTTATGGAGGCCGTAAAGGGTGAGGGACAAGGGTGCCTACTTCAATACCTTTATTATGATACAAAACAAGAATCATGGGGTTCAAACGCCCCTCCTGAAGGCTCCCCATGGGATAACTTAGTTATATCTGATAATTTTTCGACTTGGAAACAACAGTCTGCAGCCCTTACACATGCGCTAAGAGGTGGTCTGGCGGATAAATTACCCGCTCAAATCTGCTATCATGCATACGCTCCCGGCGAACAGCATGCCATAGAAAAAAATGATTTTCTTCTAATTGATAGCCTGCAACGTTCCGGCAAAGAAATCACGGGCGTTCTGGCATTCGATATTCTGGAACGATATGCTTATCAAGCTGCTAACCAGATTTTTCAACGCTTCAACTTGCATTCTCTAGGATATCAAGCCGATATTCTTCTAAATGGTAGCGAGACTATTTTAAAAGCAAAGCAACAGCTCAGAGAAGCCCGCGAAGAAACGATAGATACAGCTGCCCCCGTTATTGCTGTATTTGGCGGTCTTCTACAAAATGTTCAGCAAATGGCGGGCCAAAATGGTGATGAAGAAACCATCAAGCAATACAAAAAAATTAGAGAACTTCACGGCGAAAATGCACACCTCATCATGACGGTGGACACACATGAAGATCCTTCTGTCATTCTATCGAATTACAGCTATTCTCAGGACTTGGAAGCCTTTGTACTCAACTTCTTACCACGCGCCGTAGAAGCAGGAATTATCCAAAATAAAAACTACAATGTTTTTGCAAACTGGAAGATGGCCGACCCCCATGAAAAATCTAACGGCGGTACACCAAGGCCAGCCGCTTGGCATCAGAACGAAAAAGCCCTTTACCTTCATGCCGAATGTAAATCAGACCACGTCATAGAAACCCCTGAAGGCAACATTGCTGTTCAAGCAGGAAAAAGCTTCATTTCGGCTACAAGAACAAGAAAAGGTCCTGCAAGTGACCATGTTGAAATGCTGAACAAAGCCGGATTTGCAAACGTAACGGTCTACGAACAGCCCAATCAGGCCCATAAAGTCATCCACGCAGCCGTTAGACCTGCATAA
- a CDS encoding L-histidine N(alpha)-methyltransferase, whose protein sequence is MLDQSLNQKVTKVALGIFSRKEHGTAGSIAYADLGASLFTQYVLNTPDYYPYWGEIEHICAQRESIARDINCTERAIIVGPGPRESLRNKELQILELLPKLRRIETLELSAEFNHQSAAELREFAEYYRQHTGRKLDVICHQMDFTRPGTVIKPMANTTVFSTGSLFSNIPNASPHGSPDSDLKKLLQAFGHLAGKGGKIVLGYDSNTVHDSLSAAYNQKALGNFILNIPKIIADHCIGIEGFDPNPDNFRYEMEWIPKASQVAFKLIAENPQDFSIQRERFHLRMGDEYIFINSVKPRVNIVNELARDIGILHKNAYLDEHGLCEHVLKVEREQDPLYKDNGQPSITKAIMSLLTGNGFTTIEPSNQNGQFRQSYRPMVPRYSIVVS, encoded by the coding sequence ATGCTCGATCAAAGCTTAAATCAAAAAGTTACGAAAGTCGCGCTAGGAATATTCTCCCGCAAAGAACACGGAACGGCGGGATCAATTGCCTATGCCGATTTGGGAGCATCCTTATTTACTCAATATGTACTAAACACACCGGATTATTATCCTTATTGGGGTGAAATAGAACATATTTGCGCTCAACGAGAATCAATTGCTCGCGACATTAACTGCACAGAAAGAGCTATTATCGTAGGTCCGGGCCCAAGAGAATCCCTGAGAAATAAAGAGCTACAGATACTTGAATTACTTCCCAAACTAAGAAGAATTGAAACCCTTGAGCTATCAGCCGAATTTAATCACCAAAGTGCAGCAGAACTAAGAGAATTTGCAGAATATTACAGACAGCATACAGGCCGTAAACTTGATGTTATTTGTCATCAAATGGATTTCACAAGACCCGGGACCGTCATAAAACCTATGGCAAACACAACGGTCTTTTCAACCGGCAGCCTATTTTCAAATATCCCAAATGCCTCGCCACACGGATCACCTGACTCTGATCTAAAAAAACTACTGCAGGCCTTTGGCCATTTAGCTGGTAAGGGTGGAAAAATAGTGCTTGGATATGACTCCAACACTGTCCATGACTCGTTGTCTGCCGCATATAACCAAAAGGCTTTAGGAAACTTTATACTTAACATCCCTAAAATTATTGCTGACCACTGTATTGGCATCGAAGGTTTTGATCCCAATCCTGACAATTTCCGGTACGAAATGGAATGGATTCCAAAGGCCAGCCAAGTGGCTTTCAAACTAATCGCTGAAAACCCTCAGGATTTCTCGATCCAAAGAGAACGCTTTCACCTCAGAATGGGAGATGAATACATATTTATAAACTCGGTGAAGCCTAGAGTTAACATAGTAAATGAACTAGCCAGAGACATCGGTATTCTTCATAAAAATGCATACCTCGACGAACATGGTCTTTGTGAACACGTTCTAAAAGTAGAAAGAGAACAAGATCCTCTCTATAAAGATAACGGTCAGCCCTCTATCACAAAAGCAATTATGAGTTTGCTCACTGGAAATGGATTCACCACGATCGAGCCTTCTAACCAAAACGGCCAATTCAGACAGTCTTATCGACCAATGGTCCCCAGATACTCAATAGTAGTTAGCTAA
- a CDS encoding mannose-1-phosphate guanylyltransferase, giving the protein MMPPEFLDVTPVILAGGAGRRLRPLSREERPKPFLTPWGRRSLFQETLARVEGFSPPLIVCNQKHRGLVVEQMPEGARKSAAMLLEPAGRNTAPAIAAAAHWLARQDNDLMLVLPSDHMIRNVTAFRQAVTGGIGPARQGRLVTFGIRPRHPATRFGYIRRGKVLAAGAYEVSSFTEKPDKKTALSFLRAGDYEWNSGLFLFSARHFLAALETYVPEMHQGSYEAVARASRYNQALYLNEQAFSALPSLCVDKAVMEKMDRGVVIPVDMGWRDVGTWPSFFSFLFR; this is encoded by the coding sequence GGGAAGAGCGCCCTAAACCGTTTCTGACGCCATGGGGCCGCCGTTCGCTGTTTCAGGAAACACTGGCGCGGGTCGAAGGGTTTTCTCCGCCTTTGATTGTTTGCAACCAGAAACACCGGGGGCTGGTTGTTGAACAAATGCCCGAAGGGGCGAGAAAGAGCGCCGCTATGTTGCTGGAGCCGGCTGGCCGGAATACAGCCCCGGCGATTGCGGCGGCGGCGCATTGGCTGGCGCGGCAGGATAATGATTTGATGCTGGTTTTACCGTCCGATCACATGATCCGAAATGTCACGGCTTTTCGGCAAGCGGTCACAGGGGGGATTGGCCCGGCCCGGCAAGGGCGTTTGGTCACGTTTGGGATTCGTCCCCGTCATCCGGCTACCCGGTTTGGCTATATCAGGCGTGGGAAGGTGCTGGCCGCCGGGGCTTATGAAGTTTCGTCCTTTACAGAAAAACCGGATAAAAAAACGGCGCTATCGTTTTTGCGGGCGGGAGACTACGAATGGAACAGCGGCCTGTTTTTATTTTCCGCGCGCCATTTTCTAGCGGCGCTGGAAACGTATGTGCCCGAGATGCATCAAGGCAGTTATGAGGCCGTTGCCCGGGCATCGCGCTATAATCAGGCGCTGTATTTGAACGAACAGGCGTTTTCCGCTTTGCCGTCCTTGTGTGTCGACAAGGCTGTGATGGAAAAAATGGACCGGGGGGTCGTTATCCCGGTTGATATGGGGTGGCGGGATGTCGGGACGTGGCCCTCTTTCTTTTCATTCCTGTTCCGGTAG